The Onychomys torridus chromosome 23, mOncTor1.1, whole genome shotgun sequence genome segment gcacatgcatgcatgcacaaaatgacccaaaaacaaacaaaaagcgaGCCTGATATTTTCCAAGATGATTAATATAATGTGGTATGCATTATAAAGATGatttatttggggttggggatttagctcagtggtagagcacttgcttagcaagcgcaaggctctgggttcggtcctcagctccggcaaaaaaaaaaaaaaaagagagagagaaatgatttaATCTGATAGATATATTTAGTACAGGCTAAAACAGTGGGAGAAGTTTTAGGTTGTCAGTATCACAATCGCCACCAGAGGGCAGCCAGAAACATGCATCATTTAAAACTGCGGGGAAGAAATCCTACACAAAAATATAAGACCAACAGactgaacaaaaacaacaaaaatatgggCAGTTTAGATCAGAACGAAGCTTCATCTGACAGGATTTGTCATCGGGATCCCATGAGGACAGCATGCTGATTTCCAGGAACACAGTACTCATTGGGCTGTTTCTGAGGGAGACAAGCTCCTGGTCTCAGGGCTCCTGAGCTGTTCACTGACTGTGCCAGGACAGCTGACTTCCCACAGAGAATGCTTTAGTACCTCCGCAACAGAGGCCCGGAAGTGAGCTTGGAACTTCTTGCTAATCAGAACGTAAAGGATGGGGTTTAAGCAGCTATTGAGGAACGCCAAGCCAGTGGAGAGAGGGACGGCACTCTGCAGGACGTGATGGAAAGAGCTGTTGTGGTAGACGCCGAGTTCCCAAATGCTAAACAGGTGATAAGGAGTCCAGCAGACCGTGAAGGCAGTGACCACAGAGAGGACTGTCCAAAAATGCTTAGTGGACATGGGGATGTTTCGTTTCTTTGCCTTGAAGATGAGACACAAGTAGCAGAAGCTCATTGTCAGCAGAGGAAAGAGGTAGCCAAAAAGGAACTTGACCCAGGTCAGGACATGGTGTCTTACCAAGGTGAGGGCAGGGTCTCGCTCCTGGAAATTGTTATAACAAATAATGTGGTTATTGACCTCCACAGTGTCCCGGAAGTACAGGACAGGACCTCCAAGCAGAGAAGCCAAACACCAGACAAATAGAACAACGCCCAATGAGTTCTTCAGGGTTCGGTACCGATGAGACAAGACAGGATGGATCAAGCGGAAATAGTGATCCAGGCTGATCACCGTCaagaagaaaacactggaaaACATGTTCAGCTGGGCAATGAAGGAGTTAGCCTTGCAAAGCAACAGGCCAAAGGGCCAGTGGAAACTCAAGGCCACATAGGAGACATAGAGGGGCAGAAAGAGCACAAAAATGAAATCTGCAATGGCCAGATTGAGGAACCAGAGAGTAGTGACTGTCTTCTTCCACTTGAATCCCATGAACCAAATGACAGTGGCGTTTCCCGGAACTCCCAGAACAAATGCTAGGACATATAACAGCAGGGAGATCCAGTGAATGATTCCCAGGTGCGGCGTCTCCTCTGAATCAGACTCCTGGGAGTAATATTCTACGGTATAGGAATAGTTCTCAAATTCTTCAAAGAATGCTTCCTTTGAGATTTCCATGATGGCCTTGTAGGTGGAGAGTAGGAAAATCtgtaaaagcaaattttaaaggaaaaaaaaaaaaaagcttaaaggAGAATTAAGTTTAGTGAATAGAGAACATAAACACGAAAGTACTTTATTTTATGACTAAGACGTGGTTTCTTTTTCGGAAGGGCTTGTGTTTCTACCAAAGATGGTAATGTCCCCAGTTTCACTGATTCTGCTCTTAGAGCTTTAGAGAGCTTATTTGTGATTCAGTAATTGTAAAGTTAAAAATGACCCACTCAACAGGTCAAGTCCTCCGTCCTTAATACTTACAGTGCATTACAAGAATCTTGACATTCAGCAAGCATTTATTAGGCTCCCAGTATGCATTATTTTACATCGGATGCAAAGGAAACCAGATTGCTACTTACACAGTGCTAAGTTCCAGGTTAATAATTGCAGCCCTGACGTGTAAAGCTCGAGCCCGAGAACAACGGCTTTCTGGATCCTTCTGTTCCATGACACTAGCAAGCACTGAAGATTTTGACCAAATATTTTAGGCCCAGAATTTTATTTCCAGGGGCCTAAAATATTAAATTAGGGGCCTTGAGAATGCCAAGCAGACACTCTACCAGCAAGTTAAGACCCCAACCCTAAAGATGATGCAAGTGCTATTAATCAGTTATATCAATATAGATGGCTGTTCAGCTAGATGATATCTTCTGTTGTATTTTGGCtttagatgttttgtttgtttgtttttgttttctttgttctgcttTGTGAGATAGGCTAGCACTCTGCAGGCCTTGTAGATGGCTTGCATTTCACTGTATACTCTAGGCTGGCTTAGACCTCACagtaatgctcctgcctcagtcttccaaatgGTAGGAGATAGGAATAAGCCACCACCCCCCCATATGAAAGGTATCATTTGGAGTAAACTTCATTATGGTCATATAATTTTCACATCAATTTCTTATATAGtgcaattaaatttttattttattaaaattcctTTGCTTTGAATCAACctggatttttttctataattatgaCAAAAAATTAGCTAGgcaatggtagtgcatgcctttaatcccagcacttgagaggcagaggcagggtggatctctgtgagttcaaggccagcctgatctacagagaaagttccaggacaaccagggctacatagagagagcctgtctaaaaaacaaaaaacaaacaaacaaaaaacaaaaaacaaaaaacaaaacaaaacaaaaaagaacaagctgaaagtgggctggcaagatggctcagcaggttaagatGCTTGCT includes the following:
- the Gpr1 gene encoding G-protein coupled receptor 1: MEISKEAFFEEFENYSYTVEYYSQESDSEETPHLGIIHWISLLLYVLAFVLGVPGNATVIWFMGFKWKKTVTTLWFLNLAIADFIFVLFLPLYVSYVALSFHWPFGLLLCKANSFIAQLNMFSSVFFLTVISLDHYFRLIHPVLSHRYRTLKNSLGVVLFVWCLASLLGGPVLYFRDTVEVNNHIICYNNFQERDPALTLVRHHVLTWVKFLFGYLFPLLTMSFCYLCLIFKAKKRNIPMSTKHFWTVLSVVTAFTVCWTPYHLFSIWELGVYHNSSFHHVLQSAVPLSTGLAFLNSCLNPILYVLISKKFQAHFRASVAEVLKHSLWEVSCPGTVSEQLRSPETRSLSPSETAQ